One window from the genome of SAR202 cluster bacterium encodes:
- a CDS encoding MFS transporter → MESKTNQKTIINDSNYTWFAYFTIAIGVGLAVLHLSGTNIAIPKIAEHFKIDIPTVQWVSLAYILTTSALFLPIGRLADTIGRKNIYISGFLIFIIGAIIGGFSQSFPILILAKVIQGTGSACIQANGMAMVTSIFPENQRGKALGLYMTIIGTGAIGGPIVSGILITEFGWRSIFFAAIPVAIIAFLTGFFILRNDTKILEKKFSFDWIGASLSSLALITLLLGVTNISRYELISIQVCGILLLGIILIILFIVWENHTNQPMLKMSFFKIRDFSVGIMTRFLAFVSGSAVFFLMPFYVIQVLGYEPDIAGFLMIPGALCMAITSPLSGRLSDKIGTKWISMAGLSFTGTSMIIFSQLTPESSPMIIILGMCFNGTGMGTFSSPNTSAVMGTISIEDRSITSAFLQLTRTSANLIGVALATTIVTLTMSSNGYAADLSSVTDSGNSDILLAFNEGFSRAFIVSFSLIIISLGLTSLRSRKVTQEKE, encoded by the coding sequence TTGGAATCAAAAACTAATCAAAAAACAATTATAAACGACTCTAATTACACTTGGTTTGCATACTTTACGATAGCTATAGGTGTTGGATTAGCTGTTTTACATCTTTCAGGAACAAACATCGCAATACCAAAAATTGCAGAGCATTTTAAGATAGATATACCAACAGTACAGTGGGTTTCTTTAGCGTACATACTAACAACGAGTGCTTTATTTTTACCCATAGGTCGACTCGCAGATACTATTGGAAGAAAAAATATATATATTTCTGGATTTCTAATTTTTATTATTGGGGCTATTATTGGAGGATTTTCACAATCTTTCCCCATCCTAATTCTGGCTAAAGTAATACAAGGAACAGGTTCTGCATGTATACAAGCAAATGGTATGGCTATGGTCACATCAATTTTCCCCGAAAATCAAAGAGGTAAGGCATTAGGACTCTATATGACAATAATAGGTACCGGTGCAATAGGTGGTCCGATAGTTAGTGGAATATTAATTACTGAATTTGGGTGGAGATCAATCTTTTTTGCCGCTATTCCAGTCGCAATAATCGCCTTTTTAACTGGATTCTTCATATTGAGAAACGATACAAAAATCCTTGAAAAAAAGTTTAGCTTTGATTGGATTGGTGCTTCACTATCATCACTTGCATTAATTACTTTGTTATTAGGAGTAACTAATATCAGCCGTTATGAATTAATATCTATTCAAGTATGTGGAATACTATTACTTGGAATAATCCTAATTATCCTTTTTATAGTTTGGGAAAATCATACGAATCAACCTATGCTTAAAATGAGTTTCTTTAAAATTCGAGACTTTAGTGTGGGAATTATGACCAGGTTTTTAGCATTTGTTTCTGGTTCAGCTGTCTTTTTTCTTATGCCTTTCTATGTAATCCAAGTCTTAGGTTATGAACCAGATATTGCTGGCTTTTTAATGATACCTGGTGCACTTTGCATGGCAATAACGAGTCCATTATCAGGTCGTTTATCAGATAAAATTGGTACTAAATGGATTTCGATGGCAGGATTAAGTTTTACAGGAACAAGCATGATAATATTTTCTCAATTAACACCAGAAAGCAGCCCTATGATTATCATTTTAGGAATGTGTTTTAATGGAACAGGAATGGGGACATTTTCATCACCAAATACAAGTGCCGTTATGGGCACTATATCTATAGAAGATAGAAGTATAACTTCGGCATTTTTACAACTAACTCGCACCAGTGCAAATCTTATCGGAGTTGCACTGGCAACTACCATTGTTACATTAACTATGAGTTCAAATGGTTATGCTGCAGACTTGTCATCTGTAACTGATTCAGGAAATTCAGACATTTTACTAGCTTTTAATGAAGGATTTTCTAGAGCATTTATAGTTAGCTTTAGTCTTATAATTATAAGTTTGGGTTTGACTTCACTACGTTCAAGAAAGGTGACGCAAGAAAAAGAATGA